The genomic segment ATGGCACCCATGTTCGCAAGGGTATTATGAAATTAGCAGAATGGGGTAAGCAAAGTAAACTTCCTATTGGGATTCATAATAAAAACCCAGAAAAAGGAACGGCTTATACCCATGGCCTTGTGGCTTATGCAATTGCCGAAGCCTACGCTATGACAGGTAGTTATGATTTGATTAATCCCCTGAATCGTACCATTCAATATATCTGTGATAAACAGAATCCTAATGGTGGATTTTATTACGCATATGCAAATAATGGTCATTCAAACCTTTCTACTGCCTCATATAATTTTCAAGCCTTAAAGGCGGCAATAGCAGCTGGTTGTGATCTACAAGATCTCCCGGTGGCTATTAATAAAGCTATTTCACATCTTAAAAAACATGCCACTGATACAGGTTTTTATTACCGTACCAATTCAAGAAATATACGCGCGCCAGCAATGCGTGGCGTAGGCGTTTTATGTCTGCAATTACTTGGCGAACCTAATTGTAAAGAAGCGAAACGAGTAGGCGATTATATTGCCATGCACGATATCCAGCATCTTGAGTGGAAAGATAATAAGGGAGTAATAGCACTTTATTTTTGGTACTACACAACTCAGGTCTTGTTTCAACGTGGAGGAGATGGATGGAATGAATGGAATAAAAAATTCCAAAAAATATTAATTGATAATCAACATCCTGATGGCTACTGGTTGAGTCCCACCCGACTTGAATTAAACCATTGTGGTAATCAGTTAATTGATAATCAAGTATACTCAACCACAAAATGTGCTTTGATGTTAACGGTTTATTACCGTTACCTACCATCATCTGTTATCAAAAAATCAGGTGGTTATAAGCCTGGTAAAGAACAAAAGGATGCCGCTACAGGCGAAGAAGAAATTGATATTTTTTAACACGATTAACCAGTTAAGAAATAACAACTCGATACATTCATCGTTTAATTAAAAAATCAGCGCTTAAGGCATTAAAGATTAGTAAATGTCTCAGTATACCATTGTTAAAGACATTTTATGCCGAAAATGAACGGAAATAAAAAATATAATTTAAGTCTTCAAAGCTTCTAATTGTGCTTACAGCACTCAAACACAGAAGCTTTCAACTAGACAATATTAAGACATGGAGTGCTATATGAAACGACGCCAATGGACACCAGAGGAGAAGCTCAAAATTGTAATGGAAGGGTTACGAGCCGACTGCACTGTCACTGAACTCTGCAATCGTCACCAGATCTCGCAAGTACAATATTATAAGTGGAGAGATAAACTCCTTTCTGAGGGCTCAAAAATCTTTGCTCATGGTGGTGTAAATAAGGCAGAGCAACGTTTAAAAAACGAAGTAAATAAACTCAAAAACACCATCGGTGATTTGACAGTGAAATTAAATAAGAAACAAATTATGTATTGTTACCCAGGCCTGGGATAAACCTACCTTGCATAACTCTCAATTTAATAAAGACAAAAATACCTTCCTCTTAAATTGATGGCAAAAACCTTTTCCTTTAAATATCAAAAGGTTCTTCTCATGATACGGGCATTAGGATTCTTGGTGATTTCAAATAATGAAGTCAATACTAGCAAAGACGCTATAATCTTTTTCAAACTTGTTAAAAACCTAGTATCTAAATCATCAAATATTCACAAAGATTTCACTTTATTACAGATAGTATGTTTCACAGTTACAGTATAATAACTTCTTAGAAGACAGATTTCGACAATAACAATATAGGGCAAAATTCAATGAAAATAATTCTTGGCTTAATGATTCTCTTAAACCTCTTTACTACCGCACAGGCCAAGGATAAAGAGAACCGACACCTTACTCAAGTTAGCTTTGATGAGTATCTTGTGCAGATCAATTGGGTTCAGAATGGCGTGGTGCCGGCAACTACTTCGAGTATGACAATAATCGACAAGAAGTCTCATAGGGTTATTCAAACTATTCCCTTGGGAGATAACAGCCTGTGGATCGATTCTGAGGTGGTTGCAAGCGGAAGCTATCTAAAAATGAAAGATTTAGACGAAGATGGGCACAAGGATTTATGG from the Lentisphaera araneosa HTCC2155 genome contains:
- a CDS encoding prenyltransferase/squalene oxidase repeat-containing protein, with protein sequence MSEEQEDFGLESQEEEFGALTQEELKEIQEQYRKQKLKETLIGPIISTCVHIILILLASLFKGETKAGNANVEVTQKMEEVLEEPPPPPPPPPPPEPELETESETINPDVTETVDVTEDIATEVEEVSDEPPAAEILDDVELMSDVKPSNSPLTSAKMFSSRSPNAKANAIRKYGGSAVAQQSLRKALNWLAKNQNPDGTWGAANKESMTALAVLSFLAHGDTPKSKTYGTHVRKGIMKLAEWGKQSKLPIGIHNKNPEKGTAYTHGLVAYAIAEAYAMTGSYDLINPLNRTIQYICDKQNPNGGFYYAYANNGHSNLSTASYNFQALKAAIAAGCDLQDLPVAINKAISHLKKHATDTGFYYRTNSRNIRAPAMRGVGVLCLQLLGEPNCKEAKRVGDYIAMHDIQHLEWKDNKGVIALYFWYYTTQVLFQRGGDGWNEWNKKFQKILIDNQHPDGYWLSPTRLELNHCGNQLIDNQVYSTTKCALMLTVYYRYLPSSVIKKSGGYKPGKEQKDAATGEEEIDIF
- a CDS encoding transposase, with product MKRRQWTPEEKLKIVMEGLRADCTVTELCNRHQISQVQYYKWRDKLLSEGSKIFAHGGVNKAEQRLKNEVNKLKNTIGDLTVKLNKKQIMYCYPGLG